A genomic stretch from Melopsittacus undulatus isolate bMelUnd1 chromosome W, bMelUnd1.mat.Z, whole genome shotgun sequence includes:
- the LOC117438002 gene encoding protein NDRG4-like isoform X5 — protein MQEITKHFVVCHVDALGQQAGASQFPQGYQYPTMDQLAAMLPSVVQHFGFKYVIGIGVGAGAYVLAKFALIFPNLVEGLVLMNIDPNGKGWIDWAAAKLSGFTSTLLDTVLSHLFSQEELMNNTELVQSYRQQISSVVNQFNLQLFLNMYNSRRDLDINRPGTVPNAKTLRCPVMLVVGDNAPAEEGVVECNSKLDPTNTTFLKMADSGGLPQVTQPSKLTEAFKYFLQGMGYMPFASMTRLAHSRTASLTSTSSVDGTRPRACTHSESTEAMGQVNHTMEISC, from the exons ATGCAGGAGATCACAAAGCACTTTGTGGTGTGCCATGTGGATGCACTgggccagcaggcaggagcctCGCAGTTCCCTCAGGG GTACCAGTACCCAACCATGGACCAGCTGGCTGCCATGCTCCCCAGTGTGGTGCAGCACTTTGG GTTCAAGTACGTGATCGGGATTGGTGTTGGGGCAGGAGCCTACGTGTTGGCCAAGTTTGCG CTCATCTTCCCCAACCTGGTTGAAGGACTGGTCCTCATGAACATTGACCCCAACGGCAAAGGCTGGATTGACTGGGCAGCTGCCAAG CTCTCTGGCTTCACCAGCACGCTGCTGGATACTGTCCTCTCCCACCTCTTCAGCCAG GAAGAGCTGATGAACAACacagagctggtgcagagctACCGGCAGCAGATCAGTAGCGTGGTGAACCAGTTCAACCTCCAGCTCTTCCTCAACATGTACAACAG CCGCAGGGATCTGGACATCAACCGGCCTGGGACTGTGCCCAACGCCAAGACACTGCG CTGCCCTGTGATGCTGGTGGTTGGAGACAATGCACCTGCTGAAGAAGGGGTG GTGGAGTGTAACTCCAAGCTGGACCCCACCAACACCACCTTCCTGAAG ATGGCTGACTCCGGTGGGCTGCCCCAGGTCACACAG CCCAGCAAGCTGACAGAGGCCTTCAAGTACTTCCTCCAGGGCATGGGCTACA TGCCATTCGCCAGCATGACCCGGCTGGCGCATTCCCGCACAGcctccctcaccagcaccagctCAGTGGATGGTACCCGTCCACGTGCCTGTACCCACTCAGAGAGCACCGAGGCCATGGGGCAGGTCAACCACACCATGGAGATATCGTGCTGA
- the LOC117438002 gene encoding protein NDRG4-like isoform X3, which yields MPECWDGEHDIETPYGLLHVVIQGSPKGNRPAILTYHDVGLNHKLCFNTFFNYEDMQEITKHFVVCHVDALGQQAGASQFPQGYQYPTMDQLAAMLPSVVQHFGFKYVIGIGVGAGAYVLAKFALIFPNLVEGLVLMNIDPNGKGWIDWAAAKLSGFTSTLLDTVLSHLFSQEELMNNTELVQSYRQQISSVVNQFNLQLFLNMYNSRRDLDINRPGTVPNAKTLRCPVMLVVGDNAPAEEGVVECNSKLDPTNTTFLKMADSGGLPQVTQPSKLTEAFKYFLQGMGYMPFASMTRLAHSRTASLTSTSSVDGTRPRACTHSESTEAMGQVNHTMEISC from the exons ATGCCTGAGTGCTGGGATGGG GAACATGACATTGAGACCCCCTATGGACTGCTGCACGTGGTCATCCAGGGCTCTCCCAAGGGGAATCGCCCGGCCATCCTGACATACCACGATGTGGGCCTCAACC ACAAGCTTTGCTTCAATACCTTCTTCAACTACGAGGACATGCAGGAGATCACAAAGCACTTTGTGGTGTGCCATGTGGATGCACTgggccagcaggcaggagcctCGCAGTTCCCTCAGGG GTACCAGTACCCAACCATGGACCAGCTGGCTGCCATGCTCCCCAGTGTGGTGCAGCACTTTGG GTTCAAGTACGTGATCGGGATTGGTGTTGGGGCAGGAGCCTACGTGTTGGCCAAGTTTGCG CTCATCTTCCCCAACCTGGTTGAAGGACTGGTCCTCATGAACATTGACCCCAACGGCAAAGGCTGGATTGACTGGGCAGCTGCCAAG CTCTCTGGCTTCACCAGCACGCTGCTGGATACTGTCCTCTCCCACCTCTTCAGCCAG GAAGAGCTGATGAACAACacagagctggtgcagagctACCGGCAGCAGATCAGTAGCGTGGTGAACCAGTTCAACCTCCAGCTCTTCCTCAACATGTACAACAG CCGCAGGGATCTGGACATCAACCGGCCTGGGACTGTGCCCAACGCCAAGACACTGCG CTGCCCTGTGATGCTGGTGGTTGGAGACAATGCACCTGCTGAAGAAGGGGTG GTGGAGTGTAACTCCAAGCTGGACCCCACCAACACCACCTTCCTGAAG ATGGCTGACTCCGGTGGGCTGCCCCAGGTCACACAG CCCAGCAAGCTGACAGAGGCCTTCAAGTACTTCCTCCAGGGCATGGGCTACA TGCCATTCGCCAGCATGACCCGGCTGGCGCATTCCCGCACAGcctccctcaccagcaccagctCAGTGGATGGTACCCGTCCACGTGCCTGTACCCACTCAGAGAGCACCGAGGCCATGGGGCAGGTCAACCACACCATGGAGATATCGTGCTGA
- the LOC117438002 gene encoding protein NDRG4-like isoform X4 — translation MKVLRHKEHDIETPYGLLHVVIQGSPKGNRPAILTYHDVGLNHKLCFNTFFNYEDMQEITKHFVVCHVDALGQQAGASQFPQGYQYPTMDQLAAMLPSVVQHFGFKYVIGIGVGAGAYVLAKFALIFPNLVEGLVLMNIDPNGKGWIDWAAAKLSGFTSTLLDTVLSHLFSQEELMNNTELVQSYRQQISSVVNQFNLQLFLNMYNSRRDLDINRPGTVPNAKTLRCPVMLVVGDNAPAEEGVVECNSKLDPTNTTFLKMADSGGLPQVTQPSKLTEAFKYFLQGMGYMPFASMTRLAHSRTASLTSTSSVDGTRPRACTHSESTEAMGQVNHTMEISC, via the exons GAACATGACATTGAGACCCCCTATGGACTGCTGCACGTGGTCATCCAGGGCTCTCCCAAGGGGAATCGCCCGGCCATCCTGACATACCACGATGTGGGCCTCAACC ACAAGCTTTGCTTCAATACCTTCTTCAACTACGAGGACATGCAGGAGATCACAAAGCACTTTGTGGTGTGCCATGTGGATGCACTgggccagcaggcaggagcctCGCAGTTCCCTCAGGG GTACCAGTACCCAACCATGGACCAGCTGGCTGCCATGCTCCCCAGTGTGGTGCAGCACTTTGG GTTCAAGTACGTGATCGGGATTGGTGTTGGGGCAGGAGCCTACGTGTTGGCCAAGTTTGCG CTCATCTTCCCCAACCTGGTTGAAGGACTGGTCCTCATGAACATTGACCCCAACGGCAAAGGCTGGATTGACTGGGCAGCTGCCAAG CTCTCTGGCTTCACCAGCACGCTGCTGGATACTGTCCTCTCCCACCTCTTCAGCCAG GAAGAGCTGATGAACAACacagagctggtgcagagctACCGGCAGCAGATCAGTAGCGTGGTGAACCAGTTCAACCTCCAGCTCTTCCTCAACATGTACAACAG CCGCAGGGATCTGGACATCAACCGGCCTGGGACTGTGCCCAACGCCAAGACACTGCG CTGCCCTGTGATGCTGGTGGTTGGAGACAATGCACCTGCTGAAGAAGGGGTG GTGGAGTGTAACTCCAAGCTGGACCCCACCAACACCACCTTCCTGAAG ATGGCTGACTCCGGTGGGCTGCCCCAGGTCACACAG CCCAGCAAGCTGACAGAGGCCTTCAAGTACTTCCTCCAGGGCATGGGCTACA TGCCATTCGCCAGCATGACCCGGCTGGCGCATTCCCGCACAGcctccctcaccagcaccagctCAGTGGATGGTACCCGTCCACGTGCCTGTACCCACTCAGAGAGCACCGAGGCCATGGGGCAGGTCAACCACACCATGGAGATATCGTGCTGA